Proteins from a genomic interval of Bombus affinis isolate iyBomAffi1 chromosome 16, iyBomAffi1.2, whole genome shotgun sequence:
- the LOC126925554 gene encoding basic-leucine zipper transcription factor A isoform X1, whose amino-acid sequence MAREELRSKRPFKIWDSWRNVRKGLCVSNFEELIHQGKEKLGVPQNENVSVVLESDGTQVEDGEYFKTLANNTILLLLRHGERWCPTGVDIIRAAISAIPKIVCETIHALELHDETPSWKIMDNKGRVTVVLHWDQRSSTSSQAQQQQKGQDVQASKYSPTKKTDLSGSQRPPLVIQTSLDKLNYAGKLGHLAAEVGPSRYTSPHITVINHDDMQQQQQQQQPQLQPQPQPQPHGIPGRLVKQGTNSFDSTTIHIHTPECSNHIHQPVARNGSPVNGADGGASGECDFHCCALHEEGRRIAVHKSVATSPIQDAQHQQYQQQHHHPHPQQQQQQTQTQTPSPQPPSSLSDGTRRAGLSKGHVRFCDTADEESSSRLAGNSAASFHLHHHHNHHQEHDSSESETENTIMEDEIVTSEKFLLLIDQLTVDQKHLSIKDIGIILERLSSKILDVERLDRESESEECYNWTIKAIIRGDVLRELGVIYNGNYYAISEHPGYKEESEENNEDNEEEEEDRL is encoded by the exons GTAAGGAGAAATTGGGCGTGCCTCAGAACGAGAATGTCTCCGTAGTTCTGGAATCGGACGGAACGCAGGTCGAGGACGGCGAATATTTTAAAACCCTAGCGAATAATACGATTCTGTTGTTGTTACGGCATGGTGAACGCTGGTGTCCAACTGGGGTCGACATCATACGCGCCG CGATTTCGGCAATTCCGAAAATAGTCTGCGAAACGATCCACGCCCTGGAGCTACACGATGAGACGCCGTCGTGGAAGATCATGGACAATAAGGGACGAGTCACGGTGGTGCTGCACTGGGATCAGCGTTCATCGACGTCGTCGCAGGCGCAGCAACAGCAGAAGGGTCAAGATGTGCAGGCCTCCAAGTATTCGCCGACTAAGAAAACCGACCTGAGCGGTAGTCAACGGCCGCCCTTGGTCATCCAGACCAGCCTGGACAAGCTCAACTATGCAGGGAAGCTGGGTCATCTGGCGGCAGAAGTTGGTCCTAGCCGTTACACCAGCCCCCATATCACTGTGATAAATCATGACGACATG cagcagcagcagcagcagcagcagccgcAGCTGCAGCCGCAGCCTCAGCCACAGCCTCACGGGATCCCAGGTCGTCTGGTGAAGCAGGGTACCAACTCGTTCGACAGCACCACCATCCATATCCACACGCCGGAATGCTCGAACCATATTCATCAGCCGGTAGCGAGGAACGGGAGCCCTGTCAACGGAGCGGACGGCGGTGCCAGCGGAGAATGCGACTTCCATTGCTGTGCCCTGCACGAGGAGGGCCGTAGAATCGCGGTGCACAAGTCGGTGGCTACATCGCCGATCCAGGATGCCCAGCATCAGCAGTATCAGCAACAGCATCATCATCCGCAtccgcagcagcagcaacaacaaacGCAGACTCAAACGCCCTCGCCTCAGCCACCTTCTTCTCTGTCGGACGGGACAAGACGAGCGGGCCTGAGCAAAGGTCACGTGAGATTCTGCGACACCGCGGACGAGGAGTCGAGCTCCCGACTTGCCGGCAACTCGGCTGCTAGCTTTCATCTTCATCATCATCACAATCATCATCAGGAGCACGACAGCTCCGAATCCGAGACCGAGAACACGATCATGGAGGACGAGATCGTGACCTCGGAGAAATTTTTACTGCTCATCGATCAGCTCACCGTAGACCAGAAGCACTTAAGCATCAAGGACATCGGTATCATCCTCGAACGGCTCAGCTCGAAGATCCTCGATGTAGAGCGGCTCGACCGCGAGAGCGAGAGCGAGGAGTGTTACAACTGGACGATTAAGGCTATTATTAGGGGAGACGTGTTGCGGGAGCTCGGAGTTATTTACAATGGAAATTATTACGCGATCTCGGAGCATCCTGGATATAAAGAGGAATCCGAGGAAAATAACGAGGATaacgaggaggaggaggaggatagACTTTAA
- the LOC126925554 gene encoding basic-leucine zipper transcription factor A isoform X4 → MAREELRSKRPFKIWDSWRNVRKGLCVSNFEELIHQGKEKLGVPQNENVSVVLESDGTQVEDGEYFKTLANNTILLLLRHGERWCPTGVDIIRAAISAIPKIVCETIHALELHDETPSWKIMDNKGRVTVVLHWDQRSSTSSQAQQQQKGQDVQASKYSPTKKTDLSGSQRPPLVIQTSLDKLNYAGKLGHLAAEVGPSRYTSPHITVINHDDMQQQQQQPQLQPQPQPQPHGIPGRLVKQGTNSFDSTTIHIHTPECSNHIHQPVARNGSPVNGADGGASGECDFHCCALHEEGRRIAVHKSVATSPIQDAQHQQYQQQHHHPHPQQQQQQTQTQTPSPQPPSSLSDGTRRAGLSKGHVRFCDTADEESSSRLAGNSAASFHLHHHHNHHQEHDSSESETENTIMEDEIVTSEKFLLLIDQLTVDQKHLSIKDIGIILERLSSKILDVERLDRESESEECYNWTIKAIIRGDVLRELGVIYNGNYYAISEHPGYKEESEENNEDNEEEEEDRL, encoded by the exons GTAAGGAGAAATTGGGCGTGCCTCAGAACGAGAATGTCTCCGTAGTTCTGGAATCGGACGGAACGCAGGTCGAGGACGGCGAATATTTTAAAACCCTAGCGAATAATACGATTCTGTTGTTGTTACGGCATGGTGAACGCTGGTGTCCAACTGGGGTCGACATCATACGCGCCG CGATTTCGGCAATTCCGAAAATAGTCTGCGAAACGATCCACGCCCTGGAGCTACACGATGAGACGCCGTCGTGGAAGATCATGGACAATAAGGGACGAGTCACGGTGGTGCTGCACTGGGATCAGCGTTCATCGACGTCGTCGCAGGCGCAGCAACAGCAGAAGGGTCAAGATGTGCAGGCCTCCAAGTATTCGCCGACTAAGAAAACCGACCTGAGCGGTAGTCAACGGCCGCCCTTGGTCATCCAGACCAGCCTGGACAAGCTCAACTATGCAGGGAAGCTGGGTCATCTGGCGGCAGAAGTTGGTCCTAGCCGTTACACCAGCCCCCATATCACTGTGATAAATCATGACGACATG cagcagcagcagcagcagccgcAGCTGCAGCCGCAGCCTCAGCCACAGCCTCACGGGATCCCAGGTCGTCTGGTGAAGCAGGGTACCAACTCGTTCGACAGCACCACCATCCATATCCACACGCCGGAATGCTCGAACCATATTCATCAGCCGGTAGCGAGGAACGGGAGCCCTGTCAACGGAGCGGACGGCGGTGCCAGCGGAGAATGCGACTTCCATTGCTGTGCCCTGCACGAGGAGGGCCGTAGAATCGCGGTGCACAAGTCGGTGGCTACATCGCCGATCCAGGATGCCCAGCATCAGCAGTATCAGCAACAGCATCATCATCCGCAtccgcagcagcagcaacaacaaacGCAGACTCAAACGCCCTCGCCTCAGCCACCTTCTTCTCTGTCGGACGGGACAAGACGAGCGGGCCTGAGCAAAGGTCACGTGAGATTCTGCGACACCGCGGACGAGGAGTCGAGCTCCCGACTTGCCGGCAACTCGGCTGCTAGCTTTCATCTTCATCATCATCACAATCATCATCAGGAGCACGACAGCTCCGAATCCGAGACCGAGAACACGATCATGGAGGACGAGATCGTGACCTCGGAGAAATTTTTACTGCTCATCGATCAGCTCACCGTAGACCAGAAGCACTTAAGCATCAAGGACATCGGTATCATCCTCGAACGGCTCAGCTCGAAGATCCTCGATGTAGAGCGGCTCGACCGCGAGAGCGAGAGCGAGGAGTGTTACAACTGGACGATTAAGGCTATTATTAGGGGAGACGTGTTGCGGGAGCTCGGAGTTATTTACAATGGAAATTATTACGCGATCTCGGAGCATCCTGGATATAAAGAGGAATCCGAGGAAAATAACGAGGATaacgaggaggaggaggaggatagACTTTAA
- the LOC126925554 gene encoding basic-leucine zipper transcription factor A isoform X5 has translation MAREELRSKRPFKIWDSWRNVRKGLCVSNFEELIHQGKEKLGVPQNENVSVVLESDGTQVEDGEYFKTLANNTILLLLRHGERWCPTGVDIIRAAISAIPKIVCETIHALELHDETPSWKIMDNKGRVTVVLHWDQRSSTSSQAQQQQKGQDVQASKYSPTKKTDLSGSQRPPLVIQTSLDKLNYAGKLGHLAAEVGPSRYTSPHITVINHDDMQQQQQPQLQPQPQPQPHGIPGRLVKQGTNSFDSTTIHIHTPECSNHIHQPVARNGSPVNGADGGASGECDFHCCALHEEGRRIAVHKSVATSPIQDAQHQQYQQQHHHPHPQQQQQQTQTQTPSPQPPSSLSDGTRRAGLSKGHVRFCDTADEESSSRLAGNSAASFHLHHHHNHHQEHDSSESETENTIMEDEIVTSEKFLLLIDQLTVDQKHLSIKDIGIILERLSSKILDVERLDRESESEECYNWTIKAIIRGDVLRELGVIYNGNYYAISEHPGYKEESEENNEDNEEEEEDRL, from the exons GTAAGGAGAAATTGGGCGTGCCTCAGAACGAGAATGTCTCCGTAGTTCTGGAATCGGACGGAACGCAGGTCGAGGACGGCGAATATTTTAAAACCCTAGCGAATAATACGATTCTGTTGTTGTTACGGCATGGTGAACGCTGGTGTCCAACTGGGGTCGACATCATACGCGCCG CGATTTCGGCAATTCCGAAAATAGTCTGCGAAACGATCCACGCCCTGGAGCTACACGATGAGACGCCGTCGTGGAAGATCATGGACAATAAGGGACGAGTCACGGTGGTGCTGCACTGGGATCAGCGTTCATCGACGTCGTCGCAGGCGCAGCAACAGCAGAAGGGTCAAGATGTGCAGGCCTCCAAGTATTCGCCGACTAAGAAAACCGACCTGAGCGGTAGTCAACGGCCGCCCTTGGTCATCCAGACCAGCCTGGACAAGCTCAACTATGCAGGGAAGCTGGGTCATCTGGCGGCAGAAGTTGGTCCTAGCCGTTACACCAGCCCCCATATCACTGTGATAAATCATGACGACATG cagcagcagcagcagccgcAGCTGCAGCCGCAGCCTCAGCCACAGCCTCACGGGATCCCAGGTCGTCTGGTGAAGCAGGGTACCAACTCGTTCGACAGCACCACCATCCATATCCACACGCCGGAATGCTCGAACCATATTCATCAGCCGGTAGCGAGGAACGGGAGCCCTGTCAACGGAGCGGACGGCGGTGCCAGCGGAGAATGCGACTTCCATTGCTGTGCCCTGCACGAGGAGGGCCGTAGAATCGCGGTGCACAAGTCGGTGGCTACATCGCCGATCCAGGATGCCCAGCATCAGCAGTATCAGCAACAGCATCATCATCCGCAtccgcagcagcagcaacaacaaacGCAGACTCAAACGCCCTCGCCTCAGCCACCTTCTTCTCTGTCGGACGGGACAAGACGAGCGGGCCTGAGCAAAGGTCACGTGAGATTCTGCGACACCGCGGACGAGGAGTCGAGCTCCCGACTTGCCGGCAACTCGGCTGCTAGCTTTCATCTTCATCATCATCACAATCATCATCAGGAGCACGACAGCTCCGAATCCGAGACCGAGAACACGATCATGGAGGACGAGATCGTGACCTCGGAGAAATTTTTACTGCTCATCGATCAGCTCACCGTAGACCAGAAGCACTTAAGCATCAAGGACATCGGTATCATCCTCGAACGGCTCAGCTCGAAGATCCTCGATGTAGAGCGGCTCGACCGCGAGAGCGAGAGCGAGGAGTGTTACAACTGGACGATTAAGGCTATTATTAGGGGAGACGTGTTGCGGGAGCTCGGAGTTATTTACAATGGAAATTATTACGCGATCTCGGAGCATCCTGGATATAAAGAGGAATCCGAGGAAAATAACGAGGATaacgaggaggaggaggaggatagACTTTAA
- the LOC126925554 gene encoding basic-leucine zipper transcription factor A isoform X2, translated as MAREELRSKRPFKIWDSWRNVRKGLCVSNFEELIHQGKEKLGVPQNENVSVVLESDGTQVEDGEYFKTLANNTILLLLRHGERWCPTGVDIIRAAISAIPKIVCETIHALELHDETPSWKIMDNKGRVTVVLHWDQRSSTSSQAQQQQKGQDVQASKYSPTKKTDLSGSQRPPLVIQTSLDKLNYAGKLGHLAAEVGPSRYTSPHITVINHDDMQQQQQQQPQLQPQPQPQPHGIPGRLVKQGTNSFDSTTIHIHTPECSNHIHQPVARNGSPVNGADGGASGECDFHCCALHEEGRRIAVHKSVATSPIQDAQHQQYQQQHHHPHPQQQQQQTQTQTPSPQPPSSLSDGTRRAGLSKGHVRFCDTADEESSSRLAGNSAASFHLHHHHNHHQEHDSSESETENTIMEDEIVTSEKFLLLIDQLTVDQKHLSIKDIGIILERLSSKILDVERLDRESESEECYNWTIKAIIRGDVLRELGVIYNGNYYAISEHPGYKEESEENNEDNEEEEEDRL; from the exons GTAAGGAGAAATTGGGCGTGCCTCAGAACGAGAATGTCTCCGTAGTTCTGGAATCGGACGGAACGCAGGTCGAGGACGGCGAATATTTTAAAACCCTAGCGAATAATACGATTCTGTTGTTGTTACGGCATGGTGAACGCTGGTGTCCAACTGGGGTCGACATCATACGCGCCG CGATTTCGGCAATTCCGAAAATAGTCTGCGAAACGATCCACGCCCTGGAGCTACACGATGAGACGCCGTCGTGGAAGATCATGGACAATAAGGGACGAGTCACGGTGGTGCTGCACTGGGATCAGCGTTCATCGACGTCGTCGCAGGCGCAGCAACAGCAGAAGGGTCAAGATGTGCAGGCCTCCAAGTATTCGCCGACTAAGAAAACCGACCTGAGCGGTAGTCAACGGCCGCCCTTGGTCATCCAGACCAGCCTGGACAAGCTCAACTATGCAGGGAAGCTGGGTCATCTGGCGGCAGAAGTTGGTCCTAGCCGTTACACCAGCCCCCATATCACTGTGATAAATCATGACGACATG cagcagcagcagcagcagcagccgcAGCTGCAGCCGCAGCCTCAGCCACAGCCTCACGGGATCCCAGGTCGTCTGGTGAAGCAGGGTACCAACTCGTTCGACAGCACCACCATCCATATCCACACGCCGGAATGCTCGAACCATATTCATCAGCCGGTAGCGAGGAACGGGAGCCCTGTCAACGGAGCGGACGGCGGTGCCAGCGGAGAATGCGACTTCCATTGCTGTGCCCTGCACGAGGAGGGCCGTAGAATCGCGGTGCACAAGTCGGTGGCTACATCGCCGATCCAGGATGCCCAGCATCAGCAGTATCAGCAACAGCATCATCATCCGCAtccgcagcagcagcaacaacaaacGCAGACTCAAACGCCCTCGCCTCAGCCACCTTCTTCTCTGTCGGACGGGACAAGACGAGCGGGCCTGAGCAAAGGTCACGTGAGATTCTGCGACACCGCGGACGAGGAGTCGAGCTCCCGACTTGCCGGCAACTCGGCTGCTAGCTTTCATCTTCATCATCATCACAATCATCATCAGGAGCACGACAGCTCCGAATCCGAGACCGAGAACACGATCATGGAGGACGAGATCGTGACCTCGGAGAAATTTTTACTGCTCATCGATCAGCTCACCGTAGACCAGAAGCACTTAAGCATCAAGGACATCGGTATCATCCTCGAACGGCTCAGCTCGAAGATCCTCGATGTAGAGCGGCTCGACCGCGAGAGCGAGAGCGAGGAGTGTTACAACTGGACGATTAAGGCTATTATTAGGGGAGACGTGTTGCGGGAGCTCGGAGTTATTTACAATGGAAATTATTACGCGATCTCGGAGCATCCTGGATATAAAGAGGAATCCGAGGAAAATAACGAGGATaacgaggaggaggaggaggatagACTTTAA
- the LOC126925554 gene encoding basic-leucine zipper transcription factor A isoform X3 produces the protein MKLELRSKRPFKIWDSWRNVRKGLCVSNFEELIHQGKEKLGVPQNENVSVVLESDGTQVEDGEYFKTLANNTILLLLRHGERWCPTGVDIIRAAISAIPKIVCETIHALELHDETPSWKIMDNKGRVTVVLHWDQRSSTSSQAQQQQKGQDVQASKYSPTKKTDLSGSQRPPLVIQTSLDKLNYAGKLGHLAAEVGPSRYTSPHITVINHDDMQQQQQQQQPQLQPQPQPQPHGIPGRLVKQGTNSFDSTTIHIHTPECSNHIHQPVARNGSPVNGADGGASGECDFHCCALHEEGRRIAVHKSVATSPIQDAQHQQYQQQHHHPHPQQQQQQTQTQTPSPQPPSSLSDGTRRAGLSKGHVRFCDTADEESSSRLAGNSAASFHLHHHHNHHQEHDSSESETENTIMEDEIVTSEKFLLLIDQLTVDQKHLSIKDIGIILERLSSKILDVERLDRESESEECYNWTIKAIIRGDVLRELGVIYNGNYYAISEHPGYKEESEENNEDNEEEEEDRL, from the exons GTAAGGAGAAATTGGGCGTGCCTCAGAACGAGAATGTCTCCGTAGTTCTGGAATCGGACGGAACGCAGGTCGAGGACGGCGAATATTTTAAAACCCTAGCGAATAATACGATTCTGTTGTTGTTACGGCATGGTGAACGCTGGTGTCCAACTGGGGTCGACATCATACGCGCCG CGATTTCGGCAATTCCGAAAATAGTCTGCGAAACGATCCACGCCCTGGAGCTACACGATGAGACGCCGTCGTGGAAGATCATGGACAATAAGGGACGAGTCACGGTGGTGCTGCACTGGGATCAGCGTTCATCGACGTCGTCGCAGGCGCAGCAACAGCAGAAGGGTCAAGATGTGCAGGCCTCCAAGTATTCGCCGACTAAGAAAACCGACCTGAGCGGTAGTCAACGGCCGCCCTTGGTCATCCAGACCAGCCTGGACAAGCTCAACTATGCAGGGAAGCTGGGTCATCTGGCGGCAGAAGTTGGTCCTAGCCGTTACACCAGCCCCCATATCACTGTGATAAATCATGACGACATG cagcagcagcagcagcagcagcagccgcAGCTGCAGCCGCAGCCTCAGCCACAGCCTCACGGGATCCCAGGTCGTCTGGTGAAGCAGGGTACCAACTCGTTCGACAGCACCACCATCCATATCCACACGCCGGAATGCTCGAACCATATTCATCAGCCGGTAGCGAGGAACGGGAGCCCTGTCAACGGAGCGGACGGCGGTGCCAGCGGAGAATGCGACTTCCATTGCTGTGCCCTGCACGAGGAGGGCCGTAGAATCGCGGTGCACAAGTCGGTGGCTACATCGCCGATCCAGGATGCCCAGCATCAGCAGTATCAGCAACAGCATCATCATCCGCAtccgcagcagcagcaacaacaaacGCAGACTCAAACGCCCTCGCCTCAGCCACCTTCTTCTCTGTCGGACGGGACAAGACGAGCGGGCCTGAGCAAAGGTCACGTGAGATTCTGCGACACCGCGGACGAGGAGTCGAGCTCCCGACTTGCCGGCAACTCGGCTGCTAGCTTTCATCTTCATCATCATCACAATCATCATCAGGAGCACGACAGCTCCGAATCCGAGACCGAGAACACGATCATGGAGGACGAGATCGTGACCTCGGAGAAATTTTTACTGCTCATCGATCAGCTCACCGTAGACCAGAAGCACTTAAGCATCAAGGACATCGGTATCATCCTCGAACGGCTCAGCTCGAAGATCCTCGATGTAGAGCGGCTCGACCGCGAGAGCGAGAGCGAGGAGTGTTACAACTGGACGATTAAGGCTATTATTAGGGGAGACGTGTTGCGGGAGCTCGGAGTTATTTACAATGGAAATTATTACGCGATCTCGGAGCATCCTGGATATAAAGAGGAATCCGAGGAAAATAACGAGGATaacgaggaggaggaggaggatagACTTTAA